The Natrinema sp. DC36 genome includes the window GGTTCGACGAGTTCGCGGACAAGACCGTCGGACTCCTCGCCGTTTCGGGCGGTGCCTTTCCCGTGACGACCCTGGAGCACATGCGATCGGTCTGCCGGGCGCTGAACGCGTGGGTGATCCCCCACGAGTCGGCGATTCCGAACGCGAGCGCCGCCTTCGAGGACGGCGAGTTCGTCGATCCGAAACTCGAGAAGCGGGTCACGACACTGGGTCGGCGGGCGGTGCAGTACGCGGCGATCGAGCCGGATCCGGACTCCTTCGAGAGCGATCAGAACGTGGGTGCAGCGGGGAAGTAAGCGGGATTCCCGCTCGAGGCGCACGCGTCACACGGACTACTGTCGGTCAGTCAGTTCTGGCGCACCCCCGATCCGCCATGCGGTGGGCCCGGACACGGTTACAACAGACCGTCTCAGGGGTCGAGAACCCGCTGGAATCGGTACTGGTGGGCGAGAAACGCGAACAGTCCGAAAACGAGCACACCGACGTGAAGCGCCTCGATCTCGAGAACGACCGTCGTGACCCCGAGCGAGATCGGTGGTGAGGAGAGGGCCCAGTCCGTAAACCAGGCGGTCGCGAGTAGCGCCGACGCGCCGACGGCCATCAGGAGTCCCGGGACCACCGGCGTGAACGTCACGCGCGTTGACGCGTGTCGTCTGAAGACGCGTCGCTCGAGGAGGAACTGCCCGGTGAGGATCCCGGTGAGGACGACGGTCGCGACGACGACGCCGGGAACGGCTCCGATCAGTTCGGCCACGAGCAGCCAGACGATCCACCCGGTCGTGAGCACGACCGTCACGCCGAGTCGCCGCGGTTGCAGGAGGTCGTCGATATCGCTGACCGTCGCGCCGAAGACGCCCGCCCTGAGCAGTGACCCGCAAAAGAGCACCCCGAGCCCCGCGAGTGCTGTCAACGTCGTTCGCGAATCGACGACGAGGACGAACCAGGACCCGACCGCGAGCATTTCGACGGCCGCGGCCGAGAGCGCCGCGGTGACGCCCACCACGCGTCGCCGCGTCGATCGGCCGAGAACCCCGGGCTGGCGGAAAACGCTCATACCCAGATCCGTTTCGAGCGAATCCCTTTCGTTATGGAAGGCGTTCTACACCTCCTTTCGCCCTCGTCGCGCCGATGAAACCTTATAGCACGGGAAGCAGTCGGTTTCTCGATCGACGGCGCGATCCGAGCGGCGGGCGGAGTCCTCGCGTCGCCCGTCGATCGAAGGCCTACTCGGCAGCCGTCAGCGCACGCGCGACCGACACGTGCTCAAGGCCCGCCGAAAGCGAACGTAGGAAGCGATTTCCCCGACGAAATCCCGCATATATCGGCTCTCGGGCCGGTTCTGTCGACCGTGATGCGAATCCAAGTCGACAGCGACCGACCGCGATGGCCGGTGAGCAGTCGGTCGCCAAGCCGGTAAACAACTAATTAAACAGTTTGTCTTTCGAAATCGGTCCCTGAAACGAGCGGGACCGGTGGGTCCGACGACGGAAACGGTGAACAGAACTATGTACGGTGGTGTGGTCGGAGCGAATTATGCCCGAGATGGAACAACAAGACAAAACGTTGTCCGAGCTCATCGTCAAGGAAGCAATCAACAAAGGAATGGACTCGCCGATGCGCGAGTCGATTCTCGAAGCTGTCGAAGAGTCTGAAGGATCGCGATCGGGCGGACGGCTACCGCTCGCGGGGGCCCTGTTCGGCCTCGGCGCAGCTGTGGGCTTTCTCGTGGGTCGTCAATCGCCCGAATTCGAGGGGTCACCGATCGAGGACCTCGAGGAGCCGGAGATCATCGAGGACGTCATGGAGTCGACCGAAATGACCGACGAGACGGAGGAGGAATCGGGTACCGGCTCGACATCGCGGCTCCCCCGACTGCTGCTCGCCGTGGGCGTGCTCGCCGGGGCCGCGTTCCTCCGTCGCCGCCTCGCCTCGGACGAGGAAGAGGAGTGGGAGCCGATCGAGGAGTTCGAACCGGCGACAAGCGGCGATTCGGACGATGAGTCGGAAGAGATGGAGGAGGCCGAGGCCGAGGAGACCGGCGAGGAAGGCGAGGAATAGGGTGAGGAAAGCGAAATAAGCGAAGTGTCGCGAGCCGCTCGAACGACCGAGTTCGTGGATTCGAACCGCCGCTCTTCGATCCGAACAGGCCCCGCCGATCTAAACAGCGTCTCTCCGAGTCGAACGACGCCCCTCCGGTTCGGCCAGTGCTCCGCTGAGCCGACCGGTGGCTCGGACCAGTTTTTTCGAATCCGTGTCGTCGCCCTGACGAAGGAGCTAAGGGACCGACGCAGACAGTATACGGTCAATGGAGACGACCCACCGCGTTTTCGCCGGTGATTCGCGCGATCTCTCGCGCGTGGCGGACGAGTCGGTCGAACTCGTCGTCACGTCGCCGCCGTATCCGATGATCGAGATGTGGGACGACCTCTTTACCGACCTCGATCCCGCGATCGGCGACGCGCTGGACGACGGCGACGGCCGGGCCGCCTTCGACGGGATGCACGATCAACTCGAGGCAGTCTGGGACGAACTCGAGCGGGTGCTCGTCGACGGCGGCATCGCCTGCATCAACGTGGGCGATGCGACCCGATCGGTCGACGGGAGCTTTCGGGTCTATCCGAACCACGCTCGCGTGCTCGCGGCGTTCGAGGAACGGGGATTCGATCCGTTGCCGGACGTGCTCTGGCGCAAACCAGCGAACAGCGCGGCCAAGTTCATGGGTAGCGGGATGATCCCGCCGAACGCTTACGTGACGCTGGAACACGAGTACATCCTAGTCTTCCGAAAGGGAGACCAGCGCCGCGCGTTCGAGCCGGGAGCCGACCGGCGCTACGAGGCCGCGTTCTTCTGGGAGGAGCGCAACCGCTGGTTCTCGGACGTCTGGACGGACGTCACGGGGGAGTTGCAGTCCCTCGAGGAGGCCGACGACGAACTCCGCCAGCGGTCGGCGGCCTACCCGCTGGTGATTCCCTACCGGCTGATCTGTATGTACTCCGCCTACGGCGACACCGTTCTCGATCCCTTCTGGGGCACCGGTACGACCTCGCTCGCGGCGATCTGTGCCGGCCGCAACTCGATCGGGTTCGAACTCGAGGACGCCTTCCTCGAGGTGTTCGACGACCGGATCGACGACGTGCCGGCGCTGTCGCGGTCGGTCGGCCGCGCTCGCCTCGAGCGTCACCGCGCGTTTGTCGAGCGCCGTCGCGAGGAGGGTGGGGCGTTCGAGTACGAGGCGGACTACTACGAGACGCCGGTCATGACCGATATGGAACGGGGAATCCGACTCCGAGAAGCCCGTGCTATCGATGAACGCAACGACGGGTACCTGGTCGATCACGGCCCGCTCGTCCTCGAGTAGGCCGCCTCTCGGAGCCGGAATCGACGCGAGCTTTTTCCCTCCTCCGCCCCCAGCAGGGGTATGGTTCGAAGTCTCGAGGAATCCGAGACGACGCCCGTCCACGCCCTTTCCGTCGGCTCGTCCGAGTGGATCCGGACGGCGACGGCGGGGCTCGCGGACGAAGCGGTGGCCGTCGCGGAATCCGTTCCGAACGCGTCCGACCTCACGGACGACCGGCTCGAGACGGTCGATTGCGTCCTGACCGACGACCGGGACGTCCTCGCGGCCGTCGACGGCTCGTGTCCGGTCGTCTACGCGGTCGATCCGGCCGCGAACGAGTCGATCGACCGACTCCGAGACGAGGGTGCGGCCGAAATCGTCGCCAAGACGACCATCCAGGAGCCGCCGTTGCTGACCCACCGGCTCCGGCGGACGGTGGAGTTCACCGCGATGGAGCGATCGGCCGACCGGCGGGTGGAATTGTATCGGACGTTGATCGAACAGTCGTCAGATCTGTTGATCGTCCTCGACGAAGAGGGAGCGGTCACCGACGTGAGTCCGGCAGTCGAACGCGTCGGGGGATTCACCTCGGATGAAATGTCCGGGACGAACATGCTCGACTTCGTCCACTCCGACGATGTGCAGACAGTCAAAGACGAGTTCGACGCCGTTTGCGAGGGGGAACTCGGCACCACGCGGACCGTCGAATACACGTGCAAACACGCGGACGGGTGCTGGTACGTCCACGAGGCCGTTCTCACGAACCGACTCGACGACAACACCATCGACGGCATCATCGCGTCGGTACGGGACATCACGGAGTTCCACCGCATCGAACGGGAGTTGAGCGAGTCGTTCAAACGCGTCACCGACTCGTTCTACGCCCTCGACGCGGACTGGCGGTTTACCTACGTCAACGACCGCGCGCTCGAAGTACTCGATCTCGAGCGATCCGACCTGGTCGGGAACCCCATCCTCGATGTCTTCCCGGAGATAGCGGGGACCCCGTTTCAGGACGCCGCCATCGAGGCGATGGAAACGCAGGAGGCGCGGACGGTCGAAGCCTACCTGGAGCCCTACGACGCGTGGATCGAGTCTCGGATTTACCCATCGCCGTCCGGAATCTCCGTCTACTGGCGGAACGTGACCGAGCGCGTCGAGCGCAAACGGGATTTGACTGAGTGGACGGAGCGATTACAGACGCTGGTCGAGAACGCGCCCGTCGTGTTGTTCGTCCTCGACGACGACGGGACCTTTACGCTCTCGGAAGGGCAGGGGCTCGCGAACCTCGGCTTCGAATCCGACGAAGTCGTCGGCCGATCGTTCTTCGACCTGCTCGAGGACTACCCCGCGGCCCGCGCCGACGCGAGAGACGCGCTCGATGGGGTGGCAGTCAACACGCGGAGACGGCTCGGAGACCGTATTTTCGAGACATCCCTCCGCCCGGTCGCGGATGACGGTTCCGTCGATCGCGTCATCGGTGTCGCCAACGATATCACCGAACGGGTCCAGTATCAGGAGGCGCTCAACGCGCTCCACGAGGCGACCAGTCACCTGTTGACGGTCGACTCGAAGGGGGGCGCCTGCGAGTACATCGTCGACATCGCGACCGAAGTGCTCGACCTCGAAACCGTCGTCTACCGATTCGACGAGGAAACGAACGAACTGCTGCCAGCGGCGTACTCGCCGGCCATCGAGTCGACGTTCGGTTCGCCACACCCGCTCCAGCCCGACGCCGGCGATCCGTGGCAGGCGTTCGTCGCCGGCGAACCGACGGTCCACGACGACGGAGCGGCCCGGATCGTCCGCGGTGAGGCGCCGGACGTTCGAAGCGGCCTCTCCGTTCCGCTCGGCGAACACGGCGTTCTCGTCGCGCTGTCGACCGAACCGGACGCGTACACTGACGAGACCGTCGAACTCGCCGAACTGTTCGCGACGACGGCGGAAGCCGCCCTCGACCGGATCGGCCGGAGCCGCCGGCTCCGCGAACGCGAACGCGAACTCAAGAAGCAGAACCGACACCTCGAGCGGCTCAACGCCGCCAACGAGGTGCGCCAAGAGGCCGAACAGCTCCTCTTGATGGCCGACTCTCGGAGCGAGATCGAACGTGGGGTCCCCGAGTGTCTGGCCGAACTCGAGTCGTGTTCGCTGGCCTGGTTCGGCGAACCCGACCCGAGCGGGAACAGCCTCGAGTCGCGATACCACGCCGGATTCGAACGGGGATATCTCGACGCGGTACCGATAACGACGGTGGACGAATCGGCCGCCGAACCGGCTGGTCGAGCGGCTCGAACGCGGAGCCCGGTCCACGTCGAGAACGTCGCTGAATCGGTTCACGACGGCGAATGGCGGGGTGAAGCGCTCTCGCGAAACTTCCAGTCCGCGTACGCGATCCCGCTGGTCTACGACGGATTTCTCTACGGCGTCCTCTCGATCTACGGGGAGCAACGGGGCGCGTTCGACGAGACGCTACGGTCGACGCTCGCGGAACTCGGCGAAACGATTGCGTACGCGATCGACGCCGTCAAACGGAAGAACGCGCTGTTCGGTGACGGTCTCACCGAAGTGGAACTCGAGGTCGCGGCGGACGCGACGCTGTGTCGGCTCGCCGAGTACCTTGGCGGGCCCGTGACGTACGAGGGTGCGACGGCGCGAGCCGACGGCGCCCAGTTCGTGTTCGCGGCCGTCGAAGAGCCGGTCGACGAATCGCTCACGGCTGCCGAATACACTGCTATCGAGGGAATCAGCGAGATCACCACGATCGCCGACCACGAGGACGAGACGTTGCTTCAGCTCCGGGTCACCGATTCCTTCCTGGGTTCGATCACCGATACCCACGGCGCGCGGTTGCGCGAGTTCGTGGCCAACGCGTCGGGCGGCCGCGCGATCGTCGACGTGCCGGATGCCGTCGAGATTCGCGACGTGTTGTCCGGTATCAGCCGAAGCGGGCCCTCGGTGTCGATGGTGGCCCGACGCGAGGGGGAAACCGACGACCGATCCACGGTCAGCGGTCCAGCGCGGAGCGCGCTTCTCGAGACGTTCACCGACCGCCAACGCGAGGTAGTCCAGACGGCCTATCACGGCGGCTTCTTCGAGTGGCCCCGCCGAGCGAACGGCGAGGAGATCGCCGGCTCGCTGGACATCTCCTCGCCCGCCTTTCATAAGCACATTCGATCCGCCGAACGAAAGCTGTTCGCGGCCCTGTTCGAGGGGGCGACCGCTTCCGAGGTTAATTGATTAACCGTCGGTCGGAGGGAGCGTTACACAGTTAACGATCAGGCTCTTTGCAACGACTCGTGAACCAAGGGACGACTTCCCACCTGCGTACTGGGGGTACGTACTAATCCATGACCGAGATGAGTTCACGATCACCGTCGACCGCGATGGGAGATCACTATTCCGTGCAATACGATAGACTCGACGACGAACCGCTCAGCGTTGCCGTGGCGGATGCCGTCGCAACATTCCAGAACGAGGACGTGACCGAACTCGAACCGCTCCATTACTCGATCAACGCCGACGCGCTCGAGCGACTGTTCGAACCCCGTGCGGACGGGCTTCGGTCCGGCGGATCGGTAACGTTCGAGTACAGCGATTGCCTGGTGACCGTCACCGCTGACGGTGAGATTCGCATCGACTCCAGCTAGCCGCTCGACTTGGGGTGGGGGATCGGCGTGATCCCGCATTCGTTCTTCGACTACTGAGGCCGAGCGCGAGCACCTCGCTCGTCGCTCTGACTCCGCTACGGATAGATACAGTAGCACGCTTTCTTTATTCAGAATCGTTCCTGAAACTGAATGAGGAGTTTCGGCAACTACAGATGCCAACATTTTGCTCTGCGCTCCCTCGCTAGCGCTCGGTCGCTCGGCAAAATGTTGATTAAAAGCACTCCTCCCTCCCCTACGGGTCGGTCGTCGGCCCGCTCGCTCACTCGGTTCGCTCGCGGTGAGTGTACACTTCTCCGCCTATACTGAGCGCGAGTTTCGCGGCCAACTCTAAATAAAGAGACCATACTACCAACAACTGATAAGCGGATCCGTCCCGAACGCTCGGCCATGTCCACTCGTATCCTCGTCCCGACCGACGGGAGCGATTCCGCGACGGCCGCCCTCGAGCACGTACTCGACGTCGCCGCCGATCGGGAGGCGACCGTTCACCTGCTCAACGTCGCCGACACGAACGAACCGAGCCTCACGCGCCTCGGCGACGACATCGTCGACGTGCTCGAGGGAGAGGGAAACGACATCCTTTCTGATGCCGCGGCGATGGCAGAGGACCGCGGCGTATCCGTGGTGGCGAACGTCGTTCAGGGCGATCCGCGAAAAGTGATCGTCGAGCGCGCCACCGCCGACGAGTTCGATCTCGTCGCGATGGGGGCCCACGGACGGCGCGGACTGGGGGAGTACGTCCTCGGGAGCGTCACGGATCACGTCGTGAACAGGAGCACCGTTCCGGTGTTGACCGTCCGCGCCGCCGACGAGGTGTCCCCGACGTTTCCCTACACGGACGTTCTCGTACCGACCGACGGGAGCGATCACGCGACGGCAGCGCTCGAACTAGCGTCGACGGTCGCCGAGCGACACGGCGCGCGACTCCACCTACTGTCCGTCGTCGACGAACTCCCGGAGGTGATCGACGCGGAGTCGGCCGAACTTCCCGAGCAGCTCGAGGAAAACGTCCAGGCGGTCCTGGACGACGCGGCGACGACCGCTACGCAAGCGGGCGTCGACGACATCACGACTACTATCGCCGCGGGGTCGGTGTCCCGAGAGATCACGACCTACGCCGACGAGCAGGATATCGATCTCGTCGTGATGGGAACGCACGGCCACACCGGCCTCGACCGGCACCTGCTCGGGAGCTTCACCGAGCGCGTGATCCGTACCTCGCCGGTTCCCGTCCTCACCACGCAGGCCCACGATGACGCGTGACCCACAGACCAGTGAGCCGAATCGGTCGTCCGAGCCGGCCCTCGGCCTGTCTCGTCCGGCGTTTCCCTCGCTCAGCGCGACCGTGCGATCGGGTCCTCGAGGCGCGGTCCGGTTAGAAAAAGTACTAGTACCTCGATTCGGAAACGAAGGACGATGGTTCCCCAACCGGCGCTCCGAAACGAGATGGTGACCGTACCGTGACCGACCGATCGCTCCCCTCGCTCGAGCGCGTCCGTTCGGAGATCACGAGAAATAGACTCCGGGCCGCGTTCGCCGTGCTTATCCTCGTCTCGGCCGCCGTCGTCGCCAGCGCGGCTGCCTCGGGCGGGATTTCGACGGCGTCGAAAGAAGACGTTCCGGACGCGCCGGAGACGGATAATCACACCGTCGTCACCGAATCGGGCCGCGCGGGGACGATTACGGCCTACCAGCCCAACGGCGAGGTCCTCTACTACAACAACTCGCGGACCAAGTACTTCGACGCTGACCCTGTCGAGGGTGACCCGCTGACCGTCGAGTACGCCGCGACGGACACGATTCACACGGAAGGCTCCAACTGCGGCGCGCCGCCGTGTACCCGCAACGTCATCGAGCGAGCCGACCTCGAGACCGGCGAGGTCGAGGTCCTCTACGAGCGATACGACTACAAGGAGTACGCCGGCGAGTGGCACGACGTCGATCGCATCAACGAGACCCACTTCGTCGTCGCCGACATGGTCGCTGACCAGGTGTTCATCGTCAACACCGAGACGGAGGTCGTCAACTGGCTCTGGGACGCCCAGAGCGACTTCCCGCTCGAGGGCGGTCACTCCTGGCCCCGCGACTGGGCCCACATCAACGACGTCGAGTACATCGAGGAGGGCCAGATGGAAGGCCGAATCATGGCCAGTCTGCGCAATCAGGACCAGGTCGTCTTCCTCGATCGGGAGGAGGGGCTGCTCGAGGACTGGACGCTCGGGAGCGAAAACGAGCACGACGTCCTCCACGAACAGCACAACCCCGATTTCATTCCCGAGAGTCAGGGCGGCCCGGCCATCCTCGTCGCTGACTCCGAGAACGCTCAGATCAAAGAGTTCCAGCGCGAGGACGGCGAGTGGACCCAGACCTGGCTCTGGGAAGACGATCAGATCCAGTGGCCCCGGGACGCCGACCGACTTCCGAACGGGAACACGCTGATCTCCGACACCCACGGCAACCGGGTCATTGAGGTCAATCAGTCCGGCGAGATCGTCTGGGAGGTCGGTTCCAGCCTCCCCTACGAATCCGAGCGCCTCGAGACCGGTGACGAAAGCGAGGGCGGCCAGAGCGCCCAGGCACTCGGCCTCGAAAACCGAACTGAAGCCGAGAGCAGCGGTGGCGGCGGCGGTGGCGGAGGGGGCTTCAGCTTCAGCCCGCTCGGATTCCTCGGTGATCTCATCGAGTCGATCCTCCCACACCGGATCTACAACGCCCTCCTCTTCGTCAGTCCGGTCTGGATGGGGTCCTCGGAGTTCGCCGCCATCGGCGTCGCGCTCCTGACCGGCCTGACGTGGATCGGCACCGAGACCAGGTGGCAGCTCCGCGACAGAGGCGTCAGGTTCCGCATCCCGGTCTACCGACAGGGCGGAAACTGAGCCGTCGCGAAAGCGATTTTCGATTTTGCGGTTCGGTAAATCAGGAACGCGAAACTGTACTGAGAAGCACCGTCTACGGGGGCCGAATCCGTCGCTCGGTCACGCCAACAGATGGCCGCCGGCGAGGTAGAGGGTCGCGAGGATCGTCTGGAAGGACAGCGAACCGATCGCCGACAGCGCGACGAACGAGCGGCCGTCCATCTCCGAGAGCCCGGCGGGGATCGTCAGCAGTCCGCGAACGAATAGCATCGTATTGCTCACGGGAACGGCCAGGCCGCCCCACCGATCGAACCAGCCGTCGAAGCGCTCGAGTCGCGATTCGGTGATGGGAAACCATCGCTTTTGCAGGACGTACTCCCGACCGGCGCGACGGACGAGACAGAAGAGACAGAACTGGCCGACCGTCGTTCCGACGACCGCGATGGCGACGATCACGATCACCTCCGG containing:
- a CDS encoding NAD(P)H-dependent oxidoreductase, producing the protein MSDSDVHIAALCGSLREESHTRTALEATLSAAERAGATTELLDLREYDLPIFDADRDREDAGDAEALATRVRDADTIILGSPMYHGSYASPLKTAIDYCGFDEFADKTVGLLAVSGGAFPVTTLEHMRSVCRALNAWVIPHESAIPNASAAFEDGEFVDPKLEKRVTTLGRRAVQYAAIEPDPDSFESDQNVGAAGK
- a CDS encoding site-specific DNA-methyltransferase; protein product: METTHRVFAGDSRDLSRVADESVELVVTSPPYPMIEMWDDLFTDLDPAIGDALDDGDGRAAFDGMHDQLEAVWDELERVLVDGGIACINVGDATRSVDGSFRVYPNHARVLAAFEERGFDPLPDVLWRKPANSAAKFMGSGMIPPNAYVTLEHEYILVFRKGDQRRAFEPGADRRYEAAFFWEERNRWFSDVWTDVTGELQSLEEADDELRQRSAAYPLVIPYRLICMYSAYGDTVLDPFWGTGTTSLAAICAGRNSIGFELEDAFLEVFDDRIDDVPALSRSVGRARLERHRAFVERRREEGGAFEYEADYYETPVMTDMERGIRLREARAIDERNDGYLVDHGPLVLE
- a CDS encoding PAS domain S-box protein, whose translation is MVRSLEESETTPVHALSVGSSEWIRTATAGLADEAVAVAESVPNASDLTDDRLETVDCVLTDDRDVLAAVDGSCPVVYAVDPAANESIDRLRDEGAAEIVAKTTIQEPPLLTHRLRRTVEFTAMERSADRRVELYRTLIEQSSDLLIVLDEEGAVTDVSPAVERVGGFTSDEMSGTNMLDFVHSDDVQTVKDEFDAVCEGELGTTRTVEYTCKHADGCWYVHEAVLTNRLDDNTIDGIIASVRDITEFHRIERELSESFKRVTDSFYALDADWRFTYVNDRALEVLDLERSDLVGNPILDVFPEIAGTPFQDAAIEAMETQEARTVEAYLEPYDAWIESRIYPSPSGISVYWRNVTERVERKRDLTEWTERLQTLVENAPVVLFVLDDDGTFTLSEGQGLANLGFESDEVVGRSFFDLLEDYPAARADARDALDGVAVNTRRRLGDRIFETSLRPVADDGSVDRVIGVANDITERVQYQEALNALHEATSHLLTVDSKGGACEYIVDIATEVLDLETVVYRFDEETNELLPAAYSPAIESTFGSPHPLQPDAGDPWQAFVAGEPTVHDDGAARIVRGEAPDVRSGLSVPLGEHGVLVALSTEPDAYTDETVELAELFATTAEAALDRIGRSRRLRERERELKKQNRHLERLNAANEVRQEAEQLLLMADSRSEIERGVPECLAELESCSLAWFGEPDPSGNSLESRYHAGFERGYLDAVPITTVDESAAEPAGRAARTRSPVHVENVAESVHDGEWRGEALSRNFQSAYAIPLVYDGFLYGVLSIYGEQRGAFDETLRSTLAELGETIAYAIDAVKRKNALFGDGLTEVELEVAADATLCRLAEYLGGPVTYEGATARADGAQFVFAAVEEPVDESLTAAEYTAIEGISEITTIADHEDETLLQLRVTDSFLGSITDTHGARLREFVANASGGRAIVDVPDAVEIRDVLSGISRSGPSVSMVARREGETDDRSTVSGPARSALLETFTDRQREVVQTAYHGGFFEWPRRANGEEIAGSLDISSPAFHKHIRSAERKLFAALFEGATASEVN
- a CDS encoding HalOD1 output domain-containing protein — encoded protein: MTEMSSRSPSTAMGDHYSVQYDRLDDEPLSVAVADAVATFQNEDVTELEPLHYSINADALERLFEPRADGLRSGGSVTFEYSDCLVTVTADGEIRIDSS
- a CDS encoding universal stress protein, whose protein sequence is MSTRILVPTDGSDSATAALEHVLDVAADREATVHLLNVADTNEPSLTRLGDDIVDVLEGEGNDILSDAAAMAEDRGVSVVANVVQGDPRKVIVERATADEFDLVAMGAHGRRGLGEYVLGSVTDHVVNRSTVPVLTVRAADEVSPTFPYTDVLVPTDGSDHATAALELASTVAERHGARLHLLSVVDELPEVIDAESAELPEQLEENVQAVLDDAATTATQAGVDDITTTIAAGSVSREITTYADEQDIDLVVMGTHGHTGLDRHLLGSFTERVIRTSPVPVLTTQAHDDA
- a CDS encoding aryl-sulfate sulfotransferase, whose protein sequence is MTDRSLPSLERVRSEITRNRLRAAFAVLILVSAAVVASAAASGGISTASKEDVPDAPETDNHTVVTESGRAGTITAYQPNGEVLYYNNSRTKYFDADPVEGDPLTVEYAATDTIHTEGSNCGAPPCTRNVIERADLETGEVEVLYERYDYKEYAGEWHDVDRINETHFVVADMVADQVFIVNTETEVVNWLWDAQSDFPLEGGHSWPRDWAHINDVEYIEEGQMEGRIMASLRNQDQVVFLDREEGLLEDWTLGSENEHDVLHEQHNPDFIPESQGGPAILVADSENAQIKEFQREDGEWTQTWLWEDDQIQWPRDADRLPNGNTLISDTHGNRVIEVNQSGEIVWEVGSSLPYESERLETGDESEGGQSAQALGLENRTEAESSGGGGGGGGGFSFSPLGFLGDLIESILPHRIYNALLFVSPVWMGSSEFAAIGVALLTGLTWIGTETRWQLRDRGVRFRIPVYRQGGN
- a CDS encoding VTT domain-containing protein, whose translation is MDPLQTEGLPPWLESMFTSELALAVFFGICVLEGAMLLRFMPSELVVPAALALIGSSIPEVIVIVAIAVVGTTVGQFCLFCLVRRAGREYVLQKRWFPITESRLERFDGWFDRWGGLAVPVSNTMLFVRGLLTIPAGLSEMDGRSFVALSAIGSLSFQTILATLYLAGGHLLA